The Canis aureus isolate CA01 chromosome 15, VMU_Caureus_v.1.0, whole genome shotgun sequence genome includes the window GGGTTTAGATAGTATTTCATAAGAGGTCATTGGTCATGGTTTGGTTCATATCAAGCACTAATAAACCCACAGTATACAAAGCATGTACACTGAGTATCTCAcctctctatttcattcattttcaaagcTTGGAGAACCCATGCATGTTATCCTTGCCTAGGCTATGGATAGagctttaattattttattctgctATAAGTAGAGAGACTCTCAATTATGTCCACAGAAGAAATTGGAATAAGTTTCTGAAGGCTTCATGAATAATTGGAGGCATATTCGTGAAGAGCCCATTTTGTGTCTGCTCTCAACATAGatctggagtcctgagatctGCCCTGTGGCCTGCCCTTACCTTAAGGCTGCTCTGAACCCAGAGTAGAATGGTCTCCACAGCTCTCCTCAGCTTGGCATTGCCTGAGATCAGGATAGCTGCATGTATAGAGGGACAAGCTGCTAGGATCCCTACACAGATCATTACCCCGATCTTGTTGTGCCACACCATGGTTAAAGGCACTGAGATAAGGGCAACACAGAATGACAccacatagaggcagagaaaggagatgaGAGATATGAGTGCTTTGATATGGGCCTCCAGGCTGGGGTCACCGGAGTCTTTGGTGTTGGCCTTCATTGTTCTCATGTGCCTTCCCAGAGAGATAATCAGCACCccagaagaaaccagaaaaaacaTGAAAGGAGGGATTGACCCCAGGGTACAGAAGATGGAGGAATAATAGAAATTGAGTTTTACAATTTGTGAATTAAATTCTGTATTATTCATGAGTAGCACAGTTGTGAATGCAAAGCCAGATCTACTAAAAAAGTCCCCCAAACAGAGGAGAGTGCAGGCAGAAGAGAAAAGCATGGCACCCAGGAGCATCTGGGGTgccttcctggagacccagttTGCCAAGCAGAGAAGGAGGGTATGAGAGAAACGGACAATCTTGGAGCAGTAGAAAAGACTGAGACAGGTGGTGAGCCAGAGCCCAGCTTGGTTTGTGATCATCCAGAGCATGATGATGGTCTGGTAGCTGAGGCTCAGTGGGTCTTTCATCCGCTGGAAGTATGTAAGCTGGATGGCATCCAGAAACAGCAGCCCATGCAGGAAAAGTCGAGTGAGGCTGAGACTCAGAAGGATAAGATCGCAGTTGCTCAGTGGCTGCCTCCTCACCACATCCCAAAAATtcaccaagaaaatgaaggcattGGTCAGGATCCCCACTGCGAGCTCCAGTACTGAAAGGAACATAAATGCACTCTTGACTTCATAGGACACAGTTATAACAGGAGTCAGAGCCAACATGATGTCTCTTCTTACTTGGCTATCTAAGGCTCAACATACCACCCAGCAAAGAAGGGTCAGTGTGCATTATAAGCCAGGAACTCTCCTTCACAAGG containing:
- the TAS2R38 gene encoding taste receptor type 2 member 38, whose translation is MLALTPVITVSYEVKSAFMFLSVLELAVGILTNAFIFLVNFWDVVRRQPLSNCDLILLSLSLTRLFLHGLLFLDAIQLTYFQRMKDPLSLSYQTIIMLWMITNQAGLWLTTCLSLFYCSKIVRFSHTLLLCLANWVSRKAPQMLLGAMLFSSACTLLCLGDFFSRSGFAFTTVLLMNNTEFNSQIVKLNFYYSSIFCTLGSIPPFMFFLVSSGVLIISLGRHMRTMKANTKDSGDPSLEAHIKALISLISFLCLYVVSFCVALISVPLTMVWHNKIGVMICVGILAACPSIHAAILISGNAKLRRAVETILLWVQSSLKVRAGHRADLRTPDLC